A stretch of the Chlorobiota bacterium genome encodes the following:
- the lysS gene encoding lysine--tRNA ligase gives MSEQSFHRYEELNEIETSGILAYPYSFEINCNSIDAKKQFENKELTQSEEPINISQAGRIVAIRKMGKASFVQIQDTVGRIQIYLKKDDLQNYDMLRLLDLGDIIGVKGYLFRTKTGEISIHSTEFELLTKCLVPLPVAKEEIDEAGNKIVYDAFTDKEQRYRQRYLDLNINYDVRDVFRKRAKIISCIRSFMDRNDWLEVETPVLHNTYGGAAARPFGTHLNALDIPLFMRISLELNLKKLIVGGFDGVYEIGKNFRNEGIDKTHNPEFTMMELYVAYKDYNWMMIKIEELLSEVALKVNGSTTVKYKGIDINFAPPYRKVCMLDLISEKIGHDVSEMNVDEIRKIAQELGVQTNNSMGKGKLIDEIFSEVIQPDLIQPTFVMDQPLEMVPLAKKHRTKNGLVEAWDLFINGQEIGPCFSELNDPRDQRSRFEEQLKLRADGDDEAMLIDEDFLNALEVGLPPTAGVGIGIDRLTILLTGQDSIRDVIFYPMMRSL, from the coding sequence ATGTCAGAACAGTCATTTCACAGATACGAAGAACTAAATGAAATTGAAACTAGTGGAATTTTAGCTTATCCATATTCATTCGAGATAAATTGTAATTCAATAGATGCTAAAAAACAATTTGAGAATAAGGAGTTAACTCAAAGCGAAGAACCTATTAATATTTCTCAAGCAGGAAGAATTGTAGCAATTAGAAAAATGGGAAAGGCTAGTTTTGTTCAAATTCAAGATACTGTTGGTAGGATTCAAATTTATCTAAAAAAAGATGATCTTCAAAACTATGATATGCTTAGACTCCTAGATTTAGGTGATATTATTGGAGTTAAAGGTTATTTGTTTAGAACTAAAACAGGTGAGATAAGCATTCATTCTACTGAATTTGAATTGCTTACAAAGTGCTTAGTTCCTTTGCCAGTTGCAAAAGAAGAAATTGATGAGGCTGGTAATAAAATTGTTTATGATGCATTTACTGACAAAGAACAAAGATACAGACAGAGATATTTAGATTTAAATATTAATTATGATGTTCGTGATGTTTTTAGAAAAAGAGCAAAAATTATTTCATGTATTAGATCTTTTATGGATAGAAATGATTGGTTAGAAGTTGAAACTCCTGTTCTTCATAACACTTATGGTGGTGCTGCTGCAAGACCCTTTGGAACTCATTTAAATGCTTTAGATATTCCTTTGTTTATGAGAATATCTTTAGAATTAAATTTGAAAAAATTAATTGTTGGAGGTTTTGATGGAGTTTACGAAATTGGAAAAAATTTTAGAAATGAAGGAATTGATAAAACTCACAATCCTGAGTTTACTATGATGGAGCTATATGTTGCATACAAAGATTATAATTGGATGATGATTAAAATTGAAGAACTTTTAAGTGAAGTTGCTTTGAAGGTTAATGGTTCTACTACCGTAAAATATAAAGGTATTGATATTAATTTTGCTCCACCGTATAGAAAAGTATGTATGTTAGATTTAATTAGCGAAAAAATTGGACATGATGTTTCTGAAATGAATGTAGATGAAATCCGAAAAATTGCTCAAGAGTTAGGAGTTCAAACTAACAACTCTATGGGAAAAGGAAAATTAATTGATGAAATATTTTCTGAAGTAATTCAACCTGATTTGATTCAACCTACTTTTGTTATGGATCAACCACTTGAAATGGTTCCTTTAGCAAAAAAACATAGAACTAAAAATGGACTTGTTGAAGCATGGGATTTATTTATTAATGGACAAGAAATTGGACCATGTTTTAGTGAGTTAAATGATCCTCGAGATCAAAGATCTAGGTTTGAAGAACAATTAAAACTAAGGGCAGATGGTGATGATGAAGCAATGTTGATTGACGAAGATTTTCTCAATGCATTAGAAGTTGGTTTGCCACCAACTGCCGGGGTTGGTATTGGAATTGATAGATTAACTATTTTGTTAACGGGTCAAGATTCTATTCGAGATGTAATTTTTTATCCAATGATGAGGAGTTTGTAA
- a CDS encoding thiamine phosphate synthase, with translation MNINFKIIAIINNEKNLKNVLEFILKYPSIKICIMLRDVNHNQFDLEKLIEIYFQKYYLNVPLIVNSFSNYRADFLHVNSYQLNDKNFMNNLNLKFGASCHNINDVQIAEKYKAEYLTYSPIFTTQSHLNTNGKGISKLKLIVDYTKIKVFALGGISVLNIKKCFEVGCYGVASISFFDNSISLEKEVIDLLSDCN, from the coding sequence ATGAACATTAATTTCAAAATAATTGCAATAATTAATAATGAAAAAAATTTAAAAAATGTTTTAGAATTTATTTTAAAATATCCTTCAATTAAAATTTGCATTATGTTAAGAGATGTTAATCATAATCAATTTGATTTAGAGAAATTAATTGAAATATATTTTCAAAAATATTATTTAAATGTACCTTTAATAGTTAATTCATTCTCAAATTATAGAGCTGATTTTTTGCATGTAAATTCTTATCAATTAAATGATAAAAATTTTATGAATAATTTAAATTTGAAATTTGGTGCTTCTTGTCATAATATTAATGATGTACAAATTGCAGAAAAATACAAAGCAGAATACTTAACTTACAGCCCAATATTTACTACTCAATCTCATTTAAATACTAATGGTAAAGGTATTAGTAAGTTAAAGCTTATTGTAGATTACACAAAAATTAAAGTATTTGCTCTTGGTGGAATATCTGTTTTAAATATTAAAAAATGTTTCGAAGTTGGCTGTTATGGAGTTGCTTCAATTTCATTTTTTGATAATTCCATTTCATTAGAAAAAGAAGTTATAGATTTACTATCAGATTGTAATTAA
- a CDS encoding BrxA/BrxB family bacilliredoxin produces MNLQPLYDPFLTQPMRDELTSIGIKELRTAEEVDETLKLSGTTMVYVNSVCGCAAGGARPAMKIIMQNEILPDRIVTVFAGQDREAVSRAREYFVGYPPSSPQVALLKDGKLIAMMQRQHIEGYPPEAIATTLIDVINQVCVKEGSI; encoded by the coding sequence ATGAATTTACAACCTTTATATGACCCATTTTTGACTCAACCAATGAGAGACGAACTTACATCAATTGGTATAAAAGAACTCCGTACTGCAGAAGAAGTTGATGAAACGCTCAAGTTATCTGGAACCACAATGGTATATGTCAATTCTGTTTGTGGCTGTGCAGCTGGTGGAGCAAGGCCTGCAATGAAAATTATTATGCAAAATGAGATACTTCCTGATAGAATAGTTACTGTTTTTGCTGGACAAGATAGAGAAGCTGTTTCAAGAGCAAGAGAATATTTTGTTGGTTATCCTCCTTCTTCGCCTCAAGTGGCTTTATTAAAAGATGGGAAGTTAATTGCTATGATGCAAAGGCAACATATTGAAGGATATCCTCCTGAAGCTATTGCTACAACGTTGATTGATGTTATTAATCAAGTTTGTGTAAA